In the Parasphingorhabdus halotolerans genome, AGTTTGCAACCAACGACAATACCGTCCGTATCCCGGCCTATACCCGCGTTGATGCCGCGCTCTATTATGATGTCAGCGAGAAGGTGCAAGTACAGCTCAACATCGAAAACCTGTTTGACGATACTTATTTTCCGTCCGTGCACAATAACGACAATATCTCGACCGGTGAGCCGATTAATGCGCGTTTGACGGTGAAAGTCGGTTTTTAACGTGTTCCCCAGCGAACGCAGGGGAGCGGTTACTCTTTCGGCGTAAGCGCTGGAACGGCTTTGGCAGCATCTTCAGGATCAATCCCCGGCGGCGGCGCAGCGCTCAGCACATCTGCGCCCCGCGCGACCCGGCCCGCGCGCTGAATCGCTTCGCGAATGCGGGGATAGGTGCCGCAGCGGCAGATATTGGTAATCGCCTCATCAATATCATCGTTGGAGGGACTGGGGTTTTTCTTGAGCAATACCGCTGCTGCCATGATCATACCGGACTGACAGAAGCCGCATTGCGGAACATTTTCTGCTGCCCAGGCCTGTTGCACCGGATGGCTACGGTCGCGGGATAAGGCTTCGATTGTGGTTACAAACCGCCCTTCCATTTCGCCGATGGTTACCAGACAACTACGGATCGCCTCGCCATCCACCTCAACCACACAGGCGCCGCAGTCGCCTGTGCCGCAGCCATATTTGGTGCCGGTCAGATTGGACGCATCGCGCAGCGCCCATAGGAGTGG is a window encoding:
- a CDS encoding (2Fe-2S)-binding protein; this translates as MTKFTVNDRPVQYRMDPQTPLLWALRDASNLTGTKYGCGTGDCGACVVEVDGEAIRSCLVTIGEMEGRFVTTIEALSRDRSHPVQQAWAAENVPQCGFCQSGMIMAAAVLLKKNPSPSNDDIDEAITNICRCGTYPRIREAIQRAGRVARGADVLSAAPPPGIDPEDAAKAVPALTPKE